A single genomic interval of Zunongwangia sp. HGR-M22 harbors:
- a CDS encoding acyl-CoA thioesterase codes for MTIEERITKSKTSLFKAVFPNTTNHYDTLFGGTAMQMMDEVAFITATRFSRQRMVTVSSDRIDFQKPIPAGTIVELIGKVAHVGNSSLKVNVEIFIEEMYSDHREQAVKGEFTLVAIDKDKKPVPLQL; via the coding sequence ATGACAATTGAAGAGCGAATAACCAAATCCAAAACAAGCCTTTTTAAAGCTGTTTTTCCAAACACCACAAATCATTACGACACCCTCTTTGGAGGTACTGCCATGCAAATGATGGATGAAGTAGCTTTTATCACTGCTACTAGATTTAGCCGGCAACGTATGGTAACCGTGAGTAGTGATCGGATTGATTTCCAAAAACCTATTCCTGCTGGCACTATTGTAGAACTTATTGGTAAAGTAGCCCATGTTGGAAATTCCAGTTTAAAAGTAAATGTCGAGATCTTTATTGAAGAAATGTACTCAGATCATAGAGAACAGGCCGTAAAAGGAGAATTTACCCTTGTAGCAATAGACAAAGACAAAAAGCCAGTGCCTTTACAACTATAA
- a CDS encoding DUF6660 family protein → MKFIGIILAVLFLSLSFLPCSDVASDNEEHTHVVESHSDHDGAVDLCTPFCYCQCCHNHMMTYNLPNFEISNPSVLSAHFGYLITTSSAFTDHFIPPPQV, encoded by the coding sequence GTGAAATTTATAGGAATCATATTAGCTGTTTTATTCTTGTCGCTTAGCTTTTTGCCATGTTCAGATGTTGCAAGCGATAATGAAGAGCACACTCATGTCGTAGAAAGTCATAGCGATCATGATGGCGCAGTCGATTTATGTACACCATTTTGTTACTGCCAATGTTGCCACAATCATATGATGACCTATAATTTGCCGAATTTCGAAATTTCTAATCCTTCGGTTTTAAGTGCACATTTTGGTTATTTAATCACAACTTCTTCAGCATTTACAGATCATTTTATACCGCCTCCGCAGGTTTAG
- a CDS encoding PAS domain-containing protein, whose translation MAPENDYNLSSLDLFLSKKDTSYKNLVIQQLHPLTSLDIFANHSDRIRDKARKKTELASLINLSKKYNWNTNLDFVLEEDYEAMVLTKADQTILWTNKGFSAMTGYPANFAKGKKPNFLQGSKTSIATRKKIRKKVFSKTSFSDVLLNYRKNGEEYLCRIDIYPLKNNTKKVTHFLALEKEIYDN comes from the coding sequence ATGGCACCAGAAAACGATTATAACTTATCCTCATTAGACTTATTTTTAAGTAAGAAGGATACTAGCTATAAAAACTTAGTTATCCAACAACTTCACCCTCTCACAAGTCTCGATATTTTTGCTAATCATTCTGATAGAATTAGAGATAAAGCTCGTAAGAAAACCGAATTAGCATCTTTAATTAACTTAAGCAAAAAATATAACTGGAACACCAATTTAGATTTTGTTTTAGAGGAAGATTATGAAGCGATGGTGCTTACCAAAGCAGATCAAACAATTCTTTGGACAAACAAAGGCTTTTCTGCAATGACAGGATATCCCGCAAATTTTGCGAAAGGTAAAAAACCTAATTTCCTTCAGGGAAGCAAAACATCTATAGCAACAAGAAAGAAAATTAGAAAAAAAGTATTTTCTAAAACTAGCTTTTCTGATGTGCTTTTAAACTATCGGAAAAATGGTGAGGAGTATTTATGCAGAATTGATATTTATCCTTTAAAAAACAACACTAAAAAGGTAACGCACTTTTTGGCTTTAGAGAAAGAAATTTATGACAATTGA
- a CDS encoding SDR family oxidoreductase, producing the protein MILKDKVAFITGASSGIGKAIAIKLSKENCKIVLASRNIEKLKEIQKDIKTESLLIEMDVSQTDSVANGFKKAVAKFKTIDILVNSAGVMPLTYLKNRHLDEWLQTIEVNVKGTLRCIHAVLPQMKSKESGHIINISSVDGKEVYEGGAIYGASKSAIITLSRAMRMELSPDYNIRVTCIEPGTVETNLRDNITDEELLNDKNYDNDKEPKLQSKNIADAVIYALSQPDSVNVNELLIKPTGKS; encoded by the coding sequence ATGATACTGAAGGACAAAGTAGCTTTTATTACAGGAGCAAGCAGTGGCATTGGGAAAGCCATTGCTATAAAATTATCTAAGGAAAACTGTAAGATAGTATTAGCGAGTAGAAATATAGAAAAGCTTAAGGAAATCCAGAAGGATATAAAAACCGAAAGCCTTCTAATTGAAATGGATGTAAGCCAAACAGATAGTGTTGCTAATGGATTTAAAAAGGCAGTAGCAAAATTTAAAACTATTGATATTCTAGTAAATTCTGCAGGCGTAATGCCACTAACTTATTTAAAAAACAGGCATTTAGATGAATGGCTACAAACCATTGAAGTAAATGTAAAAGGAACATTAAGATGTATCCATGCAGTTCTTCCGCAAATGAAAAGTAAGGAAAGTGGGCATATTATAAATATATCTTCTGTCGATGGTAAGGAAGTTTACGAAGGTGGTGCTATCTATGGAGCTTCTAAATCGGCTATCATTACATTATCCAGAGCGATGAGAATGGAACTTTCTCCCGATTATAATATTAGAGTAACCTGTATAGAACCAGGAACTGTAGAAACTAATCTTAGAGATAACATTACCGACGAAGAGCTTCTTAATGACAAAAATTACGATAATGACAAAGAACCTAAACTGCAATCTAAAAATATAGCAGATGCAGTAATTTACGCTTTATCCCAACCAGACAGCGTGAATGTGAACGAATTATTAATTAAACCAACAGGAAAATCATAA
- a CDS encoding universal stress protein, with translation MRTVLLPTDFSENSYNAIKYALQLFKNSRTKFILLNTLYNADFIIYSSLYGVYKENSTKNLSRFLKRIEEEFHNKYHEFELVSTFKMLHEEIKERVAQQEIDLIIMGTEGAQDGSEMLFGTNTVHAIKAAKCPLLAIPAGAAYSEPKNILFPNDLKLDFESYDLWFLKNIIDQFQSTVHILNVSFGKDLDENQEKAKVALQQYFDENGYVFGRINRDSVMEALKEYQKQNPVEMLVMIKNKHTFIEKLLFSSLVHEVAYNVKIPFLVLPSENYKHQEI, from the coding sequence ATGAGAACTGTTCTTTTACCAACCGATTTTTCTGAAAATTCCTATAATGCTATCAAATATGCTTTGCAGTTATTTAAAAATTCGCGCACTAAATTTATTTTGCTGAATACACTCTATAATGCAGATTTTATAATTTACAGTAGCTTGTATGGAGTTTATAAAGAAAACTCTACTAAAAATCTATCTCGTTTTCTAAAGCGGATTGAAGAAGAGTTTCACAATAAATACCATGAGTTTGAATTAGTTTCTACTTTTAAAATGCTACATGAAGAGATTAAAGAACGAGTAGCCCAACAAGAAATCGATCTAATTATAATGGGAACTGAAGGCGCCCAGGATGGCAGTGAAATGCTTTTTGGAACCAATACGGTACATGCGATAAAAGCTGCTAAATGTCCATTATTGGCAATTCCTGCTGGTGCAGCTTATTCTGAACCAAAAAATATTCTCTTTCCAAATGATTTAAAATTAGACTTTGAATCTTATGATTTATGGTTTCTAAAAAATATTATAGATCAATTTCAATCTACTGTACATATTCTTAATGTAAGTTTTGGAAAAGATTTAGATGAAAATCAAGAAAAGGCTAAAGTAGCATTGCAACAGTATTTCGATGAGAATGGCTACGTTTTTGGTAGAATAAACCGGGATAGCGTTATGGAAGCTTTAAAAGAATACCAGAAACAGAATCCAGTTGAAATGCTGGTGATGATAAAAAACAAACACACATTTATCGAAAAATTATTATTCAGCTCTTTAGTGCACGAGGTAGCTTATAATGTGAAAATTCCATTTTTGGTCTTACCATCAGAAAATTACAAACATCAGGAAATTTGA
- a CDS encoding YihY/virulence factor BrkB family protein: MEREAIDTKKEYNPFTLNLKGWWEVIKQIKNEIGEDKVSIVSAGVAFYAFLAVFPAIMALISIYGLATDPQDIERQISELSAMMPKQAFEILQQRIHVFLESHGDKLGWGTLFGILFSIWSANKGTNGLLTGVDIAYDTEQDHNIFKQYLMASIFTVGGLAMLILSMVLIVGFPALVHKIGLPGYLEDIISWSRWLILAVLVCIFLCMVYKFAPARKQPALRWVIPGAIFSTLVWLAASYGFSFYVSNFGNYGEVYGSISAVVVLLLWLYITCFIILLGAEINTEIVDFLINEKLSSEE, encoded by the coding sequence ATGGAAAGAGAGGCAATAGATACAAAAAAAGAATACAATCCTTTTACCCTTAATTTGAAAGGATGGTGGGAGGTGATTAAACAGATTAAAAATGAAATTGGCGAAGATAAGGTAAGCATTGTATCTGCAGGAGTAGCCTTTTATGCATTTTTAGCGGTCTTCCCCGCAATTATGGCACTTATCTCTATCTACGGCCTAGCCACCGATCCCCAGGATATAGAAAGACAAATTAGTGAGCTCTCTGCAATGATGCCCAAACAAGCATTTGAAATTTTACAGCAACGTATCCATGTTTTTCTAGAATCGCACGGTGATAAATTGGGATGGGGAACATTATTTGGAATTTTATTTAGTATTTGGAGTGCAAATAAGGGAACAAATGGATTATTAACCGGTGTAGATATCGCTTATGATACCGAACAAGATCACAATATTTTTAAACAGTATTTAATGGCTTCCATATTCACAGTTGGAGGACTTGCTATGCTAATCTTAAGCATGGTGCTTATCGTTGGATTCCCTGCACTGGTACATAAAATTGGATTACCAGGATATTTAGAAGATATTATTAGTTGGTCGCGATGGTTAATATTAGCTGTTTTAGTCTGCATTTTTTTATGCATGGTATACAAATTTGCACCTGCAAGAAAACAACCCGCACTCCGCTGGGTGATTCCTGGTGCTATATTTTCTACGCTTGTGTGGTTAGCTGCTTCTTACGGTTTTTCTTTTTATGTGAGTAATTTTGGTAATTATGGTGAAGTTTATGGCTCAATATCGGCGGTGGTTGTACTACTACTTTGGCTATATATTACCTGTTTCATAATTCTTCTGGGAGCCGAAATTAATACTGAAATTGTAGATTTTCTAATTAATGAAAAATTAAGTAGCGAGGAATAA
- a CDS encoding CusA/CzcA family heavy metal efflux RND transporter: MINRIIDFSVNNKFIIGLFTIVLIAAGVWSMQQVPVDAQPDITNNQIQIITQAPNLGTEDIEQFVTYPVEVAMGNLPEVKEIRSVSRFGLSVVTIVFNDDIGTYLPRQLVAEQLAKVKKDIPEGFGEPFMGPISTGLGEIYQYTLEVDSEFKDEYTPTKLRSIQDWIVKRQFAMVPGVVEVNSIGGKIKQYEVAVNPDDLRSMQVTMAEVFEALQNNNQNTGGAYIEKNHQANFIRGEGLTKSISDIENIVVKNEKFPISIADVAQVRIGNAIRYGVLTKNGNGEAVGGSVLMLKGANSNEVVENVKDRIAQIQKSLPDGVFIKPFLDRSELIANTTTTVKSNLLEGGLIVIFVLVLLLGNFRGGLIVASTIPLSLFFAFILMNIFDVWANLMSLGAIDFGIIVDGAVIIVESTVFIFSRKSITNKLHQTEKDKLVSMSSKKMMNSAFFGQAIILIVFLPILALEGVEGKMFKPMALTFIFAMLGAMILCLTYVPMISALFLKNKKSDKLGWGDRFVGWLQQKYEPLLQKSLKASKWIVCSAIILLVFAGYLFSRMGGEFIPQLDEGDIAFHVILKPGSSLSEGVATSTKIENLLLNHFPEVEQVVTRFGVSEVPTDPMPMDIGDSFVILKPKSEWTSAETKDELIKKMKQTISEIPGVSYEFTQPVEMRFNELLTGIREDVAVKLYGEDLNILAEKAQEIGDLISGIEGVADMKVEATAGLPQITVDYDRSQMARYGVTIESVNQMIETAFAGSKAGVVFEGERKFDLVVRLEEENRQNISNIEQLYINLPDGSSVPLSELATISYQPGPMQISRDNTNRRTYVGINIRDRDVKSVVHDIQNKLDAELELPAGYFVRYGGAFENLERASERLKIVVPIALLLIFILIYFALKSFKQTLMIYMAIPLAAIGGIISLWLRGMPFSISAGVGFIVLFGVAVLNGLVLISSLNELKEDGETNLKQRISRGTKRRIRPILLTALTDVLGFLPMAISSSAGAEVQRPLATVVIGGLITSTLLTLFVLPILYKWVEEGGFNFKINSRKLAGAGFVVLMVLPNFSNAQEIELLPEVTMHQAVEIGLENYPLLKNKQLEVKKEEALKKNAWDFGKTTIFTAGEELDNGNGVYTRIGFSQQNINVFGIASALKLQKEKLKLAENQLNLSKIEVATKIRKLWGEAYVAKRKFELYKELDSIYGKFNDAVNLRYEVEEISELEKLNAQNKVNQILVKARQSKVTYINTLSELNLWLGESQDVTVTSSLLMESIENSFEGKSSRHPYLDAAEQQKQVAEANFKKEKSNFLPTLNLQYGQQEVEGEDGYVMYQAGISIPFLSGKSYGNTKAAKIDAEIANRASNFAKQEFLMQRKQALQKYQSWKISWEYYEQEALLIAEKQRKGTIIAYNEGALDYVAFIQNLEEALQTELDAIDAAREYVLAYAEMKFYLVTKI; this comes from the coding sequence ATGATTAATAGAATCATTGACTTTTCTGTCAATAACAAATTTATCATCGGGTTGTTTACCATAGTGCTTATTGCCGCCGGAGTTTGGAGTATGCAACAAGTTCCTGTAGATGCACAACCCGATATTACCAATAATCAAATTCAAATAATTACACAGGCGCCTAATTTAGGAACTGAAGATATCGAGCAATTTGTAACCTATCCTGTAGAAGTTGCGATGGGGAATTTACCGGAGGTTAAAGAAATCCGGTCGGTTTCCAGATTCGGATTATCTGTGGTTACTATCGTTTTTAACGATGATATTGGTACTTATTTGCCACGCCAATTAGTTGCGGAACAACTTGCTAAGGTGAAAAAAGATATTCCCGAAGGTTTTGGTGAGCCATTTATGGGACCTATTTCTACAGGATTAGGGGAAATTTACCAGTATACGCTAGAAGTTGACTCTGAATTTAAAGACGAATACACACCAACAAAATTACGCAGCATTCAGGATTGGATTGTAAAACGCCAATTTGCAATGGTTCCCGGTGTAGTGGAAGTAAATAGCATCGGTGGGAAAATCAAGCAATATGAAGTTGCTGTGAATCCCGACGATTTGCGTTCGATGCAGGTGACGATGGCTGAAGTTTTTGAAGCCTTACAAAACAATAATCAAAATACAGGCGGCGCATATATCGAGAAAAACCATCAGGCTAATTTTATTCGAGGAGAAGGACTCACAAAATCAATTTCGGATATTGAGAATATTGTCGTTAAAAATGAAAAGTTTCCTATTTCCATCGCAGATGTAGCACAGGTTCGTATAGGAAATGCAATTAGATACGGAGTGCTCACTAAAAATGGAAACGGAGAAGCAGTTGGCGGAAGTGTTTTAATGCTGAAAGGAGCAAATTCTAATGAAGTTGTAGAAAACGTAAAAGATAGAATAGCTCAAATCCAAAAGTCTTTGCCGGACGGAGTTTTTATCAAGCCTTTTTTAGATCGTAGCGAGCTTATTGCGAATACTACAACTACTGTGAAAAGCAACTTACTGGAAGGCGGACTCATTGTAATATTTGTTTTGGTGCTTTTACTTGGTAATTTTCGAGGCGGCTTAATTGTTGCCAGCACCATCCCGCTATCCTTGTTTTTCGCTTTTATTTTGATGAATATTTTTGATGTTTGGGCCAATTTAATGAGCCTTGGTGCGATCGATTTTGGGATTATTGTAGATGGCGCAGTGATTATTGTAGAAAGTACGGTTTTTATATTTAGTAGAAAATCGATTACCAATAAACTCCATCAAACTGAAAAGGATAAACTGGTAAGTATGTCATCTAAAAAAATGATGAATTCTGCATTCTTCGGTCAGGCGATAATTTTGATTGTCTTTTTACCAATTTTAGCTTTAGAGGGTGTCGAAGGGAAAATGTTTAAACCGATGGCGCTAACTTTCATATTTGCAATGCTGGGAGCCATGATCTTGTGTTTAACCTACGTGCCAATGATTTCCGCATTATTTCTGAAAAACAAAAAGTCAGACAAATTAGGATGGGGAGATCGCTTTGTAGGATGGCTTCAGCAAAAATACGAGCCTTTGCTTCAAAAATCATTAAAAGCTTCTAAATGGATTGTTTGCTCAGCAATAATTTTGTTGGTTTTTGCCGGTTATCTTTTTAGTAGAATGGGAGGCGAATTTATTCCGCAGTTAGATGAAGGCGATATTGCATTTCATGTAATTTTAAAACCAGGAAGTTCGCTTTCTGAAGGGGTAGCAACTTCAACGAAAATTGAGAATCTTTTATTAAATCATTTTCCCGAAGTAGAGCAAGTGGTTACACGATTTGGTGTTTCTGAAGTACCAACCGATCCTATGCCGATGGATATTGGGGACAGTTTTGTTATTCTAAAACCAAAATCTGAATGGACTTCTGCGGAAACAAAGGATGAGCTTATTAAAAAAATGAAGCAAACTATAAGCGAAATTCCCGGAGTAAGCTATGAGTTTACTCAACCAGTAGAAATGCGTTTTAATGAATTGTTAACCGGAATTCGAGAAGATGTTGCTGTAAAATTGTATGGTGAAGATTTAAATATCCTTGCTGAAAAAGCTCAGGAAATAGGGGATCTTATTTCAGGAATCGAAGGCGTAGCCGATATGAAGGTAGAAGCCACCGCCGGTTTACCACAAATTACGGTAGATTACGACAGATCGCAAATGGCGCGCTACGGTGTAACTATCGAAAGCGTAAACCAAATGATAGAAACTGCATTTGCAGGATCTAAAGCCGGAGTAGTTTTTGAAGGTGAACGAAAATTTGATTTGGTAGTTCGGCTTGAAGAAGAAAACCGTCAAAATATATCGAATATCGAGCAATTGTACATTAATCTACCAGACGGAAGTAGTGTGCCTTTAAGCGAACTCGCAACAATTAGCTATCAGCCGGGACCCATGCAGATTAGTCGAGATAATACCAATCGAAGAACTTATGTTGGAATTAATATTCGGGATCGAGATGTGAAGTCTGTCGTGCATGATATTCAGAATAAATTAGATGCCGAGCTAGAGTTACCTGCTGGCTATTTTGTACGGTATGGTGGTGCTTTCGAGAATCTAGAAAGAGCGAGTGAACGTTTAAAAATTGTAGTTCCCATAGCCTTACTACTCATTTTTATTCTTATCTATTTTGCATTAAAATCTTTTAAACAGACACTAATGATTTATATGGCAATTCCTTTAGCCGCTATTGGCGGGATTATTTCACTTTGGTTACGCGGAATGCCGTTTAGTATTTCAGCGGGAGTTGGTTTTATTGTTCTTTTTGGGGTTGCGGTGTTAAATGGTCTTGTTTTAATAAGTAGTTTAAATGAACTGAAAGAAGATGGAGAAACCAATTTGAAACAACGAATTTCACGAGGAACAAAAAGAAGAATCCGACCAATTTTATTAACCGCACTAACCGATGTGCTTGGTTTTCTGCCAATGGCAATTTCAAGTTCAGCCGGGGCCGAGGTGCAGCGACCCTTAGCGACAGTAGTAATTGGCGGATTAATAACTTCAACTTTATTGACGCTTTTTGTGTTGCCGATTTTATATAAATGGGTAGAAGAAGGTGGCTTTAATTTCAAAATAAATAGCAGAAAGTTAGCAGGAGCTGGTTTCGTTGTATTGATGGTTTTGCCAAACTTTAGTAATGCTCAGGAAATAGAGCTGTTACCGGAAGTCACTATGCATCAGGCGGTTGAAATAGGATTGGAAAATTATCCGCTGTTAAAGAACAAGCAACTGGAAGTTAAAAAAGAGGAAGCTCTAAAAAAGAATGCTTGGGATTTCGGGAAAACAACCATTTTTACAGCCGGGGAAGAGCTGGATAACGGAAATGGGGTGTACACTCGTATTGGTTTTAGCCAGCAAAATATAAATGTCTTCGGAATTGCTTCCGCATTAAAACTTCAGAAAGAGAAATTAAAATTAGCAGAAAATCAGCTGAATTTATCCAAAATCGAAGTGGCTACAAAAATCCGAAAACTTTGGGGAGAGGCTTATGTAGCAAAGCGAAAGTTTGAACTTTATAAAGAGCTTGATTCTATTTACGGGAAATTTAATGATGCTGTTAATTTGAGATATGAAGTTGAAGAAATATCGGAATTAGAGAAATTGAACGCTCAAAATAAGGTAAATCAAATTCTGGTAAAAGCACGGCAATCTAAAGTTACTTACATCAATACGTTAAGTGAATTGAATTTATGGCTAGGCGAAAGCCAGGATGTGACGGTCACTTCTTCATTATTGATGGAATCAATTGAAAATAGTTTTGAAGGTAAATCTTCCAGACATCCTTATTTGGATGCTGCGGAACAACAAAAACAGGTAGCAGAAGCAAATTTCAAAAAAGAAAAATCAAATTTTCTACCCACCTTGAATCTGCAATATGGTCAACAGGAAGTTGAAGGAGAAGACGGGTACGTGATGTATCAAGCCGGTATTTCAATTCCTTTTTTAAGCGGAAAGAGTTATGGGAATACTAAAGCAGCAAAAATCGATGCTGAAATTGCTAATCGAGCCTCTAATTTTGCCAAACAGGAGTTTTTGATGCAACGAAAACAAGCCTTACAAAAATACCAAAGTTGGAAAATTTCTTGGGAATATTATGAACAAGAAGCTTTATTGATTGCTGAAAAACAGCGAAAAGGAACAATTATAGCCTACAATGAAGGCGCACTAGATTATGTAGCTTTTATTCAAAACCTTGAAGAAGCTTTGCAAACCGAGCTGGATGCTATCGATGCCGCCAGAGAATATGTACTGGCTTATGCTGAAATGAAATTTTACTTGGTAACCAAGATTTAA
- a CDS encoding TIGR03643 family protein — MKISEKFNLSERQVDRVIAMAWEDRTTFEAIEYQFGLTEKDVIKIMQEQMHPRNWRKWRARVQGRKTKHQKLRNFESGRFKSTRQRHITGNRLSKPKK, encoded by the coding sequence ATGAAAATTTCAGAAAAATTTAATCTATCCGAAAGGCAAGTCGATCGTGTGATCGCCATGGCCTGGGAAGATCGCACTACATTTGAAGCGATTGAATATCAATTTGGACTTACTGAAAAGGATGTTATAAAAATTATGCAAGAACAAATGCACCCAAGAAATTGGAGAAAGTGGCGTGCACGAGTTCAGGGTAGAAAAACGAAACATCAAAAATTAAGAAATTTTGAGTCTGGTAGATTTAAAAGTACTAGACAAAGACATATTACTGGTAACCGACTTTCTAAACCAAAAAAATAA
- a CDS encoding Fur family transcriptional regulator yields the protein MQKIEDILKAKGIRPTAVRLLVYKFMAQESLAMSLNDIEAAFDKTERTTLFRSLKLFEEKGLVHKIEDGSGIAKYALQTSEEGNVSDKLHLHFHCSKCGETQCLTDQTIPNISLPNGFKATDANLVVKGLCDKCS from the coding sequence ATGCAAAAAATAGAAGATATTTTAAAAGCAAAAGGGATTAGGCCCACAGCAGTACGTTTGTTGGTGTATAAATTTATGGCGCAAGAATCTTTAGCGATGAGCTTAAATGATATTGAAGCAGCTTTTGATAAAACTGAACGCACCACGCTTTTTAGAAGTTTGAAATTGTTTGAAGAAAAAGGTCTGGTACATAAAATTGAAGACGGTAGCGGTATAGCAAAATATGCGCTGCAAACATCAGAAGAAGGTAATGTTAGTGATAAATTGCATTTACACTTTCATTGTTCTAAATGTGGGGAAACGCAATGTCTTACCGATCAAACAATACCCAATATTAGTCTGCCTAACGGTTTTAAAGCTACCGATGCGAATCTGGTGGTAAAAGGACTTTGTGATAAATGTTCGTGA
- a CDS encoding efflux RND transporter periplasmic adaptor subunit: protein MKIYSIISLLALGFLIACGNAETKEVAEKSNTSKINAEENSHEELNGVEISASQFDALAIEIGEVKLRNMAGMVKANGQLEVPPQNEASVTTVYGANIKSIEVIEGHQVNKGQVLAYISHPEIVDIQTRFLNAFNQFQLKEKEYARQKKLYDAGVSSGEKFQITETEFQNAKQATSGLKAQLKLLNINPKQIIQGKIYQQVPIISPINGAVEKVNVKTGQYVDAQTELFEILNTKDVHADLMVFEKDIQNVENGQKVMISLKSRPDLEMEAVIISVGQAFEENPKAVHIHAEIENKPKNLIPGMYLTGRIITENNETEALPTAAIFTENDRDFIFKAEKNNDKWIFSTVEVKTGIEDGDWISITFMNPEEKGAKFALNNAYYLQAEMNKGEGGHEH, encoded by the coding sequence ATGAAAATATATTCAATTATAAGTTTGCTTGCATTGGGCTTTTTAATAGCCTGCGGAAATGCTGAAACGAAAGAAGTTGCAGAGAAATCAAATACTTCAAAAATTAATGCTGAAGAAAATTCGCATGAAGAATTAAACGGAGTTGAAATTAGTGCCTCACAATTTGATGCTTTAGCCATAGAAATTGGTGAAGTAAAGCTTCGAAATATGGCAGGGATGGTAAAAGCGAATGGACAATTAGAAGTACCGCCGCAAAATGAGGCTTCGGTAACTACAGTTTACGGTGCAAATATTAAAAGTATCGAGGTGATTGAAGGGCATCAGGTAAATAAAGGACAGGTATTAGCCTATATTTCGCATCCTGAAATTGTGGATATTCAAACTCGGTTTTTAAATGCATTTAATCAATTTCAACTTAAAGAAAAAGAATACGCACGCCAAAAGAAGCTTTATGATGCCGGGGTGTCTTCCGGAGAAAAATTTCAGATTACAGAAACCGAATTTCAGAATGCAAAACAAGCTACGAGTGGTTTAAAAGCGCAACTAAAATTGCTAAATATCAATCCAAAGCAGATCATACAAGGCAAGATATACCAACAAGTTCCTATAATTAGTCCGATTAACGGTGCTGTTGAAAAAGTGAATGTAAAAACGGGACAGTATGTAGATGCGCAAACCGAACTTTTCGAAATACTAAATACCAAGGATGTTCATGCAGATTTAATGGTTTTTGAAAAAGACATCCAAAATGTCGAAAATGGGCAAAAAGTGATGATTTCTTTAAAATCAAGACCCGATTTAGAAATGGAAGCCGTAATCATCTCGGTAGGGCAGGCGTTTGAAGAAAATCCCAAAGCTGTTCATATTCATGCTGAAATTGAAAATAAGCCTAAAAACCTAATTCCCGGAATGTATCTTACGGGAAGAATTATTACTGAAAATAATGAAACTGAGGCTTTACCAACAGCAGCTATTTTTACTGAGAACGATAGAGATTTTATTTTTAAAGCTGAAAAAAATAATGACAAATGGATCTTTTCTACTGTTGAAGTTAAAACCGGTATTGAAGATGGCGACTGGATAAGTATTACATTTATGAACCCTGAAGAGAAAGGCGCAAAATTTGCTTTAAATAATGCTTATTATTTGCAGGCAGAAATGAATAAAGGCGAAGGCGGCCACGAACATTAA